One segment of Vibrio mimicus DNA contains the following:
- a CDS encoding MinD/ParA family protein translates to MTNKMIYDQASGLRRLTQPSVTKVISVTGGKGGVGKSNVTLGMAICMAKQGKKVMVLDADLGLANVDVMLGIRPKRNLGHVLAGECELKDAIVEGPHGIRIIPATSGTQSMTELSHAQHVGLIRAFGTLEDEMDILLIDTAAGISDMVVSFSRAAQDVVVVVCDEPTSITDAYALIKLLSKEHQVQRFKIVANMVRSYREGRELFAKLTLVTERFLNVSLELVACIPLDDNVRQAVKRQKIVVDAYPRSPAALAISSLANKALTWPIPRTPSGHLEFFVERLLNRSETVGEPFGE, encoded by the coding sequence ATGACAAACAAAATGATATATGACCAAGCAAGCGGCCTACGTCGCTTAACGCAACCCTCAGTGACCAAAGTGATTTCGGTTACCGGGGGCAAAGGTGGTGTCGGTAAATCGAATGTCACCTTAGGCATGGCTATCTGCATGGCAAAACAAGGCAAAAAAGTCATGGTGCTCGATGCCGACTTAGGTCTCGCCAATGTTGACGTGATGCTCGGTATTCGCCCTAAACGCAACCTAGGCCATGTTTTAGCGGGAGAGTGTGAGCTCAAAGATGCCATTGTTGAAGGTCCGCATGGCATTCGCATCATCCCAGCAACTTCTGGCACTCAGTCGATGACCGAGCTATCACATGCTCAGCATGTAGGCTTAATCCGAGCGTTTGGAACCCTAGAAGATGAAATGGATATCCTGCTGATAGACACAGCAGCAGGCATCTCTGACATGGTTGTAAGCTTCTCACGCGCAGCACAAGATGTCGTCGTTGTGGTATGTGATGAACCCACTTCAATCACCGATGCATATGCCTTGATAAAGCTTCTTAGCAAAGAGCACCAAGTACAACGATTTAAAATTGTTGCTAATATGGTAAGAAGTTATCGTGAAGGTCGCGAATTATTTGCTAAATTAACTTTAGTAACAGAACGATTTTTAAATGTGAGCTTGGAGCTTGTTGCTTGTATCCCGCTTGATGACAATGTGCGCCAAGCCGTGAAACGACAAAAAATCGTGGTGGATGCCTATCCACGCTCGCCAGCAGCACTGGCGATCAGCTCATTGGCAAACAAAGCGTTGACTTGGCCGATACCTCGAACACCAAGCGGACATTTAGAGTTTTTCGTTGAACGCTTACTTAATCGGTCAGAAACAGTAGGGGAACCTTTCGGTGAATAA
- a CDS encoding protein phosphatase CheZ, with product MISLEQAKELVQLLEHGQQSEANRLLTDVYESANNPMLKEIGMLTRDLHESLKNFHIDDRFSEIATDEIPDARERLQYVIQKTEVAANKTMDAVDRCMPIADQLHDSLLQIRPEWNSLMNGRIELMHFKSLCHRIDGLLSQVEGDSTQLRGELTEILMAQDFQDLTGQIIKRVIKLVNEVENRLVEILMVFGAAQKEQQADKTTVASTEAEGPIINPEERVDAVSSQDEVDDLLSSLGF from the coding sequence ATGATTTCATTAGAACAGGCTAAAGAACTCGTGCAACTTTTAGAACATGGGCAGCAGAGCGAAGCGAATCGTTTGCTGACTGATGTCTATGAGTCCGCCAATAATCCCATGCTCAAAGAGATAGGAATGTTGACACGGGATTTACATGAATCGCTGAAAAATTTTCATATCGATGATCGTTTCAGTGAGATTGCGACGGATGAAATTCCGGATGCGCGGGAAAGACTGCAATACGTCATACAGAAAACAGAAGTTGCGGCAAACAAAACCATGGATGCGGTAGATCGTTGTATGCCGATTGCCGACCAATTGCATGACAGCTTGTTACAGATTCGTCCTGAATGGAACAGTTTGATGAATGGTCGAATCGAGCTTATGCATTTCAAGTCGCTTTGCCACCGAATTGATGGTTTGTTATCGCAAGTTGAAGGTGATAGCACTCAGTTACGTGGTGAATTAACCGAAATATTGATGGCCCAAGATTTCCAAGATTTAACAGGGCAGATCATTAAACGTGTCATCAAATTGGTTAATGAAGTAGAAAACCGTTTAGTAGAAATATTGATGGTTTTTGGCGCTGCACAAAAAGAACAACAAGCAGATAAGACAACCGTAGCATCCACAGAAGCTGAAGGGCCAATTATAAACCCTGAAGAAAGAGTTGATGCTGTCTCATCTCAAGACGAAGTTGACGATTTGTTATCGAGTCTTGGATTTTAG
- a CDS encoding RNA polymerase sigma factor FliA, which yields MNKALTYDQYGNLNSQQLFLEKYSVLVKRIAHHLIGRLPPSVLIEDLIQAGMVGLLEAQKNYDGSKGASFETYAGIRIRGAMLDDIRRGDWVPRSVHKHNREISQAIAVLEGELNRDPTDAEVAKFLDMSLDQYHSVLMDINCSRIVGIEDLGVSDDAISPFEEGEDNSPFHGVAEESFRKALVESIKSLPEREALVLSLYYDEELNLKEIGEVLGVSESRVSQILSQSMQRLRTKLSSWTRND from the coding sequence GTGAATAAAGCGCTGACATACGATCAATATGGAAATCTTAATAGCCAGCAGCTATTTCTTGAGAAGTACTCTGTATTGGTTAAGCGTATTGCTCATCATTTGATTGGTCGTCTTCCTCCAAGCGTGTTGATCGAAGACCTCATTCAAGCTGGTATGGTTGGCTTACTTGAGGCACAAAAAAATTATGATGGAAGTAAAGGCGCAAGCTTTGAAACCTATGCAGGAATTCGGATACGTGGGGCAATGCTCGATGATATCCGACGAGGAGACTGGGTTCCGAGATCTGTTCACAAACACAATCGGGAAATCAGTCAAGCGATTGCAGTTCTTGAGGGAGAACTCAATCGTGATCCAACGGATGCGGAAGTGGCGAAGTTTTTAGATATGTCACTAGACCAATATCACAGTGTGCTGATGGACATCAATTGTTCTCGCATTGTTGGGATAGAGGATCTTGGTGTTTCTGATGATGCGATTTCACCATTTGAAGAGGGGGAAGATAATTCGCCTTTTCATGGTGTCGCTGAAGAATCTTTCCGCAAAGCACTCGTTGAATCAATAAAATCGCTCCCAGAGCGTGAAGCTTTGGTACTTTCGCTCTATTATGATGAAGAGCTAAACTTAAAAGAAATTGGTGAGGTACTTGGGGTTAGTGAATCTCGCGTCAGCCAAATACTCAGCCAATCAATGCAGCGACTAAGAACAAAGTTAAGTTCTTGGACTCGGAATGATTAA
- the sixA gene encoding phosphohistidine phosphatase SixA, translated as MKIYIMRHGEAQQFAPSDAERALTERGRHESEAVARACVSQRGVNKFDLVLVSPYLRAQQTWQLLAEHFSARNVETCDGITPYGQSDRVFDYLSALIEIEQLESLLLVSHLPLVGYLVSEFVDGMIPPMFPTSGMICIDYDLKTQTGKPLWNVHP; from the coding sequence ATGAAGATTTATATTATGCGTCATGGTGAAGCGCAGCAGTTTGCCCCTAGTGATGCGGAAAGAGCCTTGACAGAGCGAGGTCGCCACGAATCTGAAGCTGTGGCTCGAGCCTGTGTGAGCCAGAGGGGAGTCAATAAATTTGACCTTGTGTTGGTGAGTCCCTACTTACGAGCTCAGCAAACATGGCAATTGTTAGCGGAACATTTCTCAGCTCGCAATGTGGAAACCTGTGATGGTATTACCCCCTATGGCCAATCCGATCGTGTTTTTGATTATCTTTCAGCCTTAATTGAAATTGAACAGCTTGAATCATTGCTATTAGTTTCTCATTTACCGCTAGTGGGTTATTTAGTGTCCGAGTTTGTTGATGGGATGATTCCACCGATGTTTCCAACCTCAGGTATGATCTGTATCGACTACGATCTTAAGACGCAAACAGGGAAGCCTTTATGGAACGTACATCCCTAA
- the cheY gene encoding chemotaxis response regulator CheY gives MKILIVDDFSTMRRIVKNLLRDLGFNNTQEADDGLTALPMLKKGEFDFVVTDWNMPGMQGIDLLKNIRADDELKHLPVLMITAEAKREQIIEAAQAGVNGYIVKPFTAATLKEKLDKIFERL, from the coding sequence ATGAAGATCCTTATTGTTGATGACTTTTCAACAATGCGCCGAATCGTTAAAAACCTACTTCGAGATCTGGGGTTCAATAATACGCAGGAAGCGGACGATGGCCTAACGGCATTGCCTATGCTCAAGAAAGGTGAATTTGACTTTGTGGTCACAGACTGGAACATGCCTGGCATGCAAGGGATTGACCTGCTCAAAAACATCCGTGCTGATGACGAGTTAAAGCATCTGCCAGTATTGATGATTACAGCAGAAGCTAAACGTGAGCAGATCATAGAAGCCGCTCAAGCAGGCGTAAACGGTTACATCGTAAAACCGTTCACCGCTGCTACGCTTAAAGAAAAATTAGACAAAATTTTTGAGCGTTTATAA
- the flhA gene encoding flagellar biosynthesis protein FlhA, giving the protein MKFTLPFADKLPSIPQRSMPAIGAPVMVLAALAMVVLPMPAFLLDLFFTFNIALSLVVLLVTVYTRRPLDFAAFPTVLLIATLLRLALNVASTRVVLLYGHEGPGAAGHVIEAFGNVVIGGNYAVGLVVFLILMIINFMVVTKGAGRISEVSARFTLDALPGKQMAIDADLNAGLIDQEQARVRRFEVTKEADFYGSMDGASKFVKGDAIAGILILFINIIGGLTIGMIQYGLGFKEAIEIYTLLTIGDGLVAQIPSLLLSIGAAIMVTRQNTDEDMGQQVIFQLFDNPKALTITAGILGVMGIVPGMPHFSFLFLALLAGGAAYWMLRKQKAKVQNKNLPAKSDVEAPTQRELSWDDVQPVDVIGLEVGYRLIPLVDKDQGGELLERVKGVRKKLSQDFGFLIPPVHIRDNLELTPNSYRITLMGVAVGEAEIRPDQELAINPGQVYGMIDGERTRDPAFGLDAVWIREEQREHAQALGYTVVDSSTVLATHLSQLLTNNAAQLIGHEEVQNLLEMLSRSAPKLVENFVPDQLPLGAVVKVLQNLLNEAIPIRDIRTIVQTLSEYASKSQEPDILTAAVRISLKRLIVQEINGVEPELPVITLIPELEQILHQTMQASGGESAGIEPGLAERLQMALSHATQEQELKGEPAVLLTSGVLRSTLAKFVKNTIPNLRVLSYQEIPDEKQIRIVQAVGN; this is encoded by the coding sequence ATGAAGTTTACTCTTCCATTTGCTGACAAATTGCCTTCTATTCCACAGCGCAGCATGCCTGCTATCGGTGCTCCAGTCATGGTGTTGGCAGCATTGGCGATGGTTGTCCTCCCAATGCCAGCCTTTCTACTCGACTTATTTTTCACCTTTAACATTGCGTTATCGCTCGTGGTGTTATTGGTTACCGTGTATACCCGCCGACCATTAGATTTTGCGGCGTTTCCAACAGTACTGTTGATCGCGACCTTGCTGCGTTTGGCACTGAACGTTGCGTCAACGCGAGTGGTTTTGTTGTATGGTCATGAAGGCCCAGGCGCTGCGGGGCACGTGATTGAAGCCTTTGGTAACGTAGTGATTGGTGGAAACTATGCCGTTGGTTTAGTGGTGTTCCTCATTTTGATGATCATTAACTTCATGGTCGTCACCAAAGGTGCAGGACGTATTTCAGAAGTAAGTGCTCGCTTTACCTTGGATGCCTTGCCTGGTAAGCAAATGGCCATTGATGCTGACTTGAACGCTGGTTTGATTGATCAAGAACAAGCTCGCGTGCGCCGTTTTGAAGTGACCAAAGAAGCGGACTTCTATGGTTCGATGGATGGTGCGTCAAAATTCGTTAAAGGCGATGCGATCGCCGGTATTTTAATTCTATTTATCAACATCATCGGTGGTCTAACGATCGGGATGATTCAATACGGTTTGGGTTTCAAAGAAGCGATTGAAATCTATACCTTGTTGACCATCGGTGACGGCTTAGTGGCTCAGATCCCGTCACTGCTCTTGTCGATTGGTGCGGCAATCATGGTTACGCGTCAAAATACCGATGAGGATATGGGACAGCAGGTTATCTTCCAGTTGTTTGATAACCCGAAAGCCTTAACCATTACAGCCGGTATCCTTGGTGTGATGGGGATCGTGCCTGGAATGCCACATTTTTCATTCCTATTTTTGGCTCTGTTAGCTGGAGGGGCTGCTTACTGGATGCTCCGTAAGCAAAAAGCCAAAGTACAAAATAAAAATCTGCCAGCGAAGAGTGATGTGGAAGCACCCACGCAACGCGAACTGTCATGGGATGATGTACAACCAGTGGATGTGATTGGCTTAGAAGTGGGCTATCGATTGATTCCGTTAGTGGATAAAGACCAAGGTGGCGAATTGCTTGAACGTGTTAAAGGGGTGCGCAAAAAACTGTCGCAAGATTTTGGCTTCTTAATCCCGCCAGTACACATACGCGATAACTTAGAACTCACCCCCAACAGTTACCGCATCACCTTGATGGGGGTTGCGGTCGGGGAAGCGGAGATCCGCCCAGACCAAGAATTAGCGATTAACCCAGGGCAAGTGTATGGGATGATTGATGGTGAACGTACCCGCGACCCTGCCTTTGGTTTGGATGCGGTGTGGATTCGAGAAGAGCAGCGTGAGCATGCGCAAGCATTGGGCTATACCGTGGTCGATTCCTCCACCGTGTTGGCAACCCATCTTAGCCAGTTACTCACCAATAATGCGGCGCAACTGATTGGCCATGAAGAAGTTCAAAACTTACTAGAAATGCTCTCGCGTTCAGCGCCTAAATTGGTGGAAAATTTCGTTCCTGATCAGTTACCGCTCGGTGCGGTAGTGAAAGTGCTACAAAATCTACTCAATGAAGCGATTCCAATCCGAGATATTCGAACTATTGTACAAACCCTCTCTGAATACGCGAGTAAGAGTCAAGAACCCGACATTTTGACTGCAGCTGTGCGTATCTCCCTAAAACGACTTATTGTCCAAGAAATCAATGGGGTAGAGCCAGAATTGCCTGTAATTACCTTAATTCCTGAGCTGGAACAAATCTTGCATCAGACAATGCAAGCTTCGGGTGGTGAGTCTGCGGGCATAGAACCGGGACTGGCAGAAAGACTGCAAATGGCACTCAGCCACGCCACTCAAGAGCAGGAGTTGAAAGGGGAACCCGCGGTATTGCTGACATCTGGCGTATTGCGTTCAACACTGGCGAAGTTTGTGAAAAATACCATTCCCAACCTTCGCGTGCTCTCCTATCAGGAGATCCCCGATGAAAAACAAATTCGAATTGTGCAGGCCGTGGGTAATTAA
- a CDS encoding insulinase family protein: MHISPNDTHQYRYVTLSNGLRTLLIQSPEVTKCAAALAVNVGHFDDPIERQGLAHYLEHMLFLGTEKHPKVGDFQAFISQHGGSNNAWTGTEHTCFFFDVVPNAFAKALDRFSQFFIAPLFNAEALDKERQTVDSEYKLKIKDESRRLYQVQKETINSAHPFSKFSVGNQETLSDRQDSSIRDEIIDFYQTHYSAKLMTLALIGAQDIDELEEWAETYFAAIPNPHRDITPLPPFVCKEHTGILIRVEPLKEIRKLILAFPMPSTESYYQKKPLSYFAHLIGYEGEGSLLEALKEKGWITTLSAGGGVSGSNYREFAVSCVLTPEGLEHVDEIIQSLFQTLDLIATQGLQEWRYQEKRAVLESAFRFQETQRPLDMVSHLVVNMQHYAPEDTAYGDYMMAGYDEPLLKHILSYLTPDNLRATLIAKGDNFDKTAQWYFTPYSVQPFSTEQLHMFHQPLDLPLSLPEPNPFICYDLDPSEIKEASKLPQVLQDLPGFKLWHQQDTEFNVPKGVIYIAIDSPHAVANCRNIVMTRLCVEMFLDALTKETYQAEIAGMGYNLYAHQGGVTLTLSGFSQKLPQLMEVILHKFAQRDFQHKRFATIKQQMIRNWRNAAHDKPISQLFNAMTGLLQPNNPPYADLLAAIEDVQVEELADFVDAILSQLHVEMFVYGDWPAAEAQKMAEVLKDALRVKNQTYEESLRPLVMLGKSGTFQREVQCQQDDSAIVVYYQCEEISPRSIALYSLANHLMSATFFHEIRTKQQLGYMVGTGNMPLNRHPGLILYVQSPSAPPSELIRAIDEFLNALYMVLLELNEYQWHSSKRGLWNQISAPDPTLRVRAQRLWVAIGNKDTNFDQREKVLEELKNLSRTDMIRFVVNELKPRTAHRLIMHTQGRAHHDSPALQLGQEIGSVEEFQLRPKAYDIG; the protein is encoded by the coding sequence GTGCATATCAGCCCCAATGATACTCACCAGTACCGTTATGTTACTTTGAGCAATGGTTTGCGAACATTGCTCATCCAAAGCCCAGAGGTGACTAAATGTGCAGCCGCTTTAGCAGTCAATGTTGGGCATTTTGACGATCCCATTGAACGTCAGGGTTTAGCACACTACCTTGAACACATGCTGTTTTTGGGCACAGAAAAACACCCGAAAGTTGGCGATTTTCAAGCTTTTATCAGTCAGCATGGCGGATCTAACAACGCTTGGACGGGTACGGAGCACACTTGCTTCTTCTTTGATGTGGTTCCTAACGCTTTTGCCAAAGCTCTCGACCGATTCAGCCAATTTTTCATCGCGCCGCTCTTTAATGCCGAAGCACTAGATAAAGAACGCCAAACCGTTGATTCTGAATACAAACTAAAAATTAAAGACGAGTCACGACGCCTCTATCAAGTACAAAAAGAAACCATTAATTCCGCGCATCCGTTTAGCAAATTTTCGGTCGGTAATCAGGAAACTCTGAGCGATCGGCAAGATAGCTCGATCCGTGATGAAATTATTGATTTCTACCAGACTCACTATTCAGCCAAGTTAATGACTTTGGCATTAATCGGCGCACAAGATATTGATGAACTTGAAGAATGGGCTGAAACGTATTTCGCCGCAATTCCTAATCCGCATCGAGACATCACACCTTTGCCACCCTTTGTGTGCAAAGAACACACCGGAATTCTTATCCGTGTTGAGCCACTCAAAGAGATCCGCAAACTAATACTGGCTTTCCCGATGCCAAGTACAGAAAGTTATTACCAGAAGAAACCGCTCTCCTACTTCGCGCATCTTATCGGCTACGAGGGTGAAGGCAGCTTGCTAGAAGCACTGAAAGAGAAAGGTTGGATCACAACTCTCTCTGCTGGTGGCGGTGTCAGTGGCAGTAACTACCGTGAGTTTGCGGTCAGTTGTGTGCTTACCCCTGAGGGGTTAGAACATGTTGATGAGATCATTCAAAGCTTGTTCCAAACGCTGGATCTGATCGCGACTCAAGGATTACAGGAATGGCGTTATCAAGAAAAACGCGCCGTGCTTGAATCCGCTTTTCGTTTTCAAGAAACCCAACGTCCGCTGGATATGGTCAGCCATCTGGTGGTGAACATGCAGCATTATGCCCCTGAAGATACCGCCTATGGGGACTACATGATGGCGGGCTATGATGAGCCGCTACTCAAACATATTCTGAGCTATCTAACACCAGACAATCTGCGTGCAACCTTGATTGCCAAAGGCGATAACTTTGATAAAACGGCGCAATGGTACTTTACGCCTTACTCGGTGCAGCCTTTCAGCACAGAGCAACTGCATATGTTTCACCAGCCCTTAGATTTACCACTCTCCTTACCTGAGCCAAATCCGTTTATCTGTTACGATCTTGATCCTTCTGAAATCAAAGAAGCCAGTAAACTGCCACAAGTACTACAAGACCTACCCGGTTTTAAACTTTGGCATCAACAGGATACGGAATTTAATGTCCCCAAAGGGGTGATTTACATCGCCATCGACAGTCCACATGCGGTGGCCAACTGTCGTAATATCGTTATGACTCGCTTATGCGTTGAGATGTTTTTGGATGCACTCACCAAAGAGACCTACCAAGCGGAAATCGCGGGAATGGGCTATAACCTATATGCCCACCAAGGTGGCGTGACTCTGACGCTTTCTGGCTTTAGCCAGAAACTTCCACAATTGATGGAAGTGATTTTACATAAATTTGCCCAACGTGATTTTCAGCATAAACGTTTTGCGACCATCAAACAGCAGATGATCCGCAACTGGCGTAATGCCGCGCACGATAAGCCCATTTCCCAACTATTTAATGCGATGACTGGCTTACTGCAACCCAATAACCCACCTTATGCCGATTTGCTGGCAGCCATTGAAGATGTGCAAGTGGAAGAATTGGCGGATTTTGTTGATGCCATCTTGTCGCAACTGCACGTTGAAATGTTTGTTTATGGTGACTGGCCCGCAGCTGAAGCACAAAAGATGGCGGAAGTGTTAAAAGATGCCCTGCGAGTGAAAAATCAAACTTATGAAGAATCACTTCGCCCACTCGTCATGTTAGGCAAAAGTGGGACTTTTCAACGCGAAGTTCAGTGTCAGCAGGATGACTCCGCGATAGTGGTGTATTACCAGTGCGAAGAGATCAGTCCCCGCAGCATTGCTCTGTATTCCCTTGCCAATCATTTGATGTCAGCAACTTTCTTCCACGAAATCCGAACAAAACAACAGCTTGGCTATATGGTGGGGACCGGCAATATGCCGCTCAATCGACACCCAGGATTGATTTTGTATGTTCAATCACCTTCAGCTCCGCCGAGTGAATTGATCCGCGCGATTGATGAATTCTTGAATGCCTTATACATGGTGCTGCTTGAATTGAACGAATATCAATGGCACAGCAGTAAGCGCGGTTTGTGGAATCAAATATCGGCACCAGACCCAACTTTGCGCGTGCGTGCACAACGCTTATGGGTTGCGATTGGCAATAAAGATACCAATTTTGATCAACGAGAAAAGGTCCTTGAAGAGCTCAAAAACCTGAGCCGTACAGATATGATTCGCTTTGTGGTCAACGAACTCAAACCAAGAACGGCTCACCGTTTGATCATGCATACGCAAGGGCGAGCACATCACGACTCGCCCGCTCTGCAACTTGGTCAGGAAATCGGCTCAGTAGAGGAATTTCAACTACGTCCGAAAGCTTACGATATCGGTTAA
- the flhF gene encoding flagellar biosynthesis protein FlhF, which produces MKIKRFFAKDMKTALLQVKEELGVDAVIMSNKKVAGGVEIVAAVDGDTAPAAPTPAKRYNSQPRHGYNQVSPSVKPTKSRELVDDRVSLQSSADSGRSMTQRFANMLKQYSHGTADEQDHRAENEDSLTALLRRQSENRAPQRNMNSGSERQRPDSALSKLLQDDANARHKPRLDPSRYDRKVPDEPVVAVSELESMREEMTSIRRLLEHQVSGLMWQEVERREPLRAMLIKRLERMGVSLEMADQLACYIPEETPPPKAWKALLGLVSDQIPVVKHDILKRGGVVALLGPTGVGKTTTVAKLAARAAMEYGSDNVALVTTDTYRIGAHEQLSIYGRIMGCPVRVAKDSNELADVIYQLRNRRLILVDTAGMGQRDVRLSEQLDTLMQESGETIHSYLVLPATAQRKVLQETIEHFRRIPLSGCIMTKLDECLSLGEFVSVVVQNALPVAYIANGQRVPEDIVIAQPKYMVAKANELLEKSTEDEPHYWTSDSERF; this is translated from the coding sequence TTGAAAATAAAACGATTTTTTGCCAAAGACATGAAAACCGCGCTGCTTCAGGTTAAAGAAGAGCTGGGCGTGGATGCGGTGATCATGTCGAATAAAAAAGTCGCGGGCGGGGTCGAAATTGTAGCAGCAGTGGATGGGGATACCGCACCTGCTGCGCCAACACCTGCTAAGCGTTACAATTCGCAACCTAGACACGGCTATAACCAAGTCTCACCTTCAGTCAAGCCGACTAAGAGCCGAGAGTTGGTCGATGATCGCGTTAGTCTGCAGTCGAGTGCTGACAGTGGACGATCTATGACCCAACGCTTTGCCAATATGCTCAAGCAATACAGCCATGGTACGGCGGATGAACAAGATCATCGTGCGGAAAATGAAGATTCACTCACTGCGTTACTGAGACGTCAGTCAGAAAACCGTGCCCCGCAAAGAAACATGAACAGTGGTTCAGAGCGTCAACGACCTGACTCTGCGCTGAGTAAATTACTGCAAGATGATGCCAATGCGCGCCACAAACCTAGACTGGATCCTTCGCGTTATGATCGCAAGGTTCCAGATGAGCCTGTGGTTGCGGTCAGCGAATTGGAATCAATGCGCGAAGAGATGACGTCCATTCGTCGTCTGCTGGAGCACCAAGTCTCTGGGCTAATGTGGCAAGAAGTGGAGCGACGCGAACCTCTGCGCGCTATGTTAATCAAACGCTTAGAGCGTATGGGCGTTTCTTTGGAAATGGCAGACCAACTGGCTTGCTATATCCCAGAAGAAACCCCGCCACCGAAAGCGTGGAAAGCACTACTCGGCTTAGTGTCAGACCAAATTCCTGTGGTCAAACACGATATTCTTAAGCGCGGTGGCGTTGTGGCACTGCTTGGGCCAACAGGTGTTGGAAAGACGACCACAGTAGCTAAACTGGCTGCACGCGCAGCAATGGAGTACGGATCAGACAACGTTGCCTTGGTGACCACAGACACTTACCGTATCGGTGCTCACGAACAATTATCCATTTATGGCCGAATTATGGGATGTCCTGTAAGAGTTGCTAAAGATTCCAACGAGTTAGCCGATGTAATCTATCAGCTACGTAATCGCCGTCTGATTTTGGTTGATACCGCAGGGATGGGGCAGCGTGATGTCCGGTTGTCAGAGCAGCTAGATACCTTGATGCAAGAGAGCGGGGAAACCATCCACAGCTACCTCGTGTTGCCTGCCACTGCGCAGCGCAAAGTGTTGCAAGAAACGATAGAGCATTTCAGAAGAATACCGCTTTCTGGATGCATTATGACCAAACTAGACGAATGCCTGAGTTTAGGTGAGTTCGTTAGTGTGGTTGTACAAAATGCGTTGCCAGTCGCTTACATCGCGAATGGGCAACGAGTGCCCGAAGATATTGTAATCGCACAACCCAAATACATGGTCGCAAAGGCAAACGAATTGCTAGAGAAGTCGACTGAAGATGAACCTCATTACTGGACCAGTGATTCAGAGAGATTCTAG